The sequence below is a genomic window from Brevibacillus laterosporus.
ATCATGAGCGCAAAGAAGACCAATCTTCAGCAATGGAAACATCTTTAAACATGTCTATGGTACTTAGTCTAGAAGGGACGTATACAGCTGAGCTATACTATGATGGAGAAGTGGCAACGACTTATCCAGTAAAGGTACGTATGGAACATATGTAGTAGTAACATATGACTATTTTCTAATTGTGAGTAACATATAGAGCAATCGTATTTATGGAAGCTACCAATTTAGGATGGTAGCTTTTTATTTTGAAAAAAACTTTTGAAACGAAAGCAGCTTTAGAATCTGGGTGATACCAAGGATTTTGTGGCATCGTGTCATGTAATCGTATCGCGAACAAACGTCTATGCGGCACTGCGATCTTTATGGGATATTACTAATTCCTAGTACACGTATTGGAGACTGGCTAGAAACAAACGTTAAATGGGATTGGAAATGTCCATAACGCTTGGTAAATGAAATGACATACACTCTTCCGCTACAAGTCAAGCTAAGTTGTCGAGTACTTAAAAATAAAAAATCATGAGTAGAAGGAACAAAGAATAGTTATTATGATAACTTTCTTGCTTCCGATTAGTAGCGTGTTTGTGGTGAAGAATGCTGGAATATCAAACCTATTTTGTTGCAAAAAAGGTTTATTAATGGTAAAGGAGAGATGTGTTATGGATAAACGCAGGAAGAAAATTTTTCTTTTTTTAACGCTGATTGTTTTATTGGGAATTTTTCCATATTATAAAATCATTAGTGCTGGTTTAAAAGGGAATGGATTATATGTTTTCTTACTAATGTGGGTACCTGCCATTTCAGCGATTACTGTTAAACTTTTGTTTGATAAAAATGTAAAAAATTTAGGTTGGAAATTAGGTGAAGGAAAGTATGTAGTGATATCTTATGGTATTCCATTAGTTAGTGCTATACTTGTTTATTCAATAGTATGGAAGACAGGAATTGGAGGCATCGATTTTAGTAAGATAAGTATAGTTAACATTTTATCGATTGCTACCATAGGTGTTGTGGCCAGTGGAGTGTCAGCTATAGGTGAAGAAATAGGATGGAGAGGTTTTCTTGTACTGGAGTTGTTTAAAAAATTTTCATATACAAAAACAGCTATCATAACCGGTGTCATATGGAATATATATCATTACCCTCCTTTGCTTTTCAGTGATTACAATAACGGAATTTCAGTATTATCTTCATTTATTTTTTTCACAATAAGTATTTTTTCAATAACCTTTATAGCAACATGGCTAAGAATGAAGTCGGGAAGCATGTGGACTGGTATTATCATTCATGCATCTCATAATTGCTTTATTCAGGGGTTATTTGATCCTATTACAATTGATAAACAACACACAAAATTATTTACAACGGAATTTGGCATAGGATTAGCGACCGTTTATACGATAATAGCATTCTATTTTTGGAAAAGAAGAGATGAACTTTCAAGTGCTTGAAGTAAAGATATAAAGTAAGTATATTAATTGATATCGTAA
It includes:
- a CDS encoding CPBP family intramembrane metalloprotease, which encodes MITFLLPISSVFVVKNAGISNLFCCKKGLLMVKERCVMDKRRKKIFLFLTLIVLLGIFPYYKIISAGLKGNGLYVFLLMWVPAISAITVKLLFDKNVKNLGWKLGEGKYVVISYGIPLVSAILVYSIVWKTGIGGIDFSKISIVNILSIATIGVVASGVSAIGEEIGWRGFLVLELFKKFSYTKTAIITGVIWNIYHYPPLLFSDYNNGISVLSSFIFFTISIFSITFIATWLRMKSGSMWTGIIIHASHNCFIQGLFDPITIDKQHTKLFTTEFGIGLATVYTIIAFYFWKRRDELSSA